From one Rosa rugosa chromosome 4, drRosRugo1.1, whole genome shotgun sequence genomic stretch:
- the LOC133742794 gene encoding uncharacterized protein LOC133742794: protein MEHQRDRASSSINCPPLFDGDDYSQWKIMMRAFLYSQDENMWNIVEIGWEHPTKVEDSKKEEVSSARIPKPRKEWTKEEVCDRNCDFKARNSLFTALSKKERMRISHCDTAKQAWDLLQVTYEGNKKVRGQKLQQLVLEFENMSMAEDESIDDFHARLLNVTSQCRSLDDPVEEHRIVKKFLRSLPPKFQAKQIAIEEAQDLDIYSLDELVGNLKTFEMRFKPDKKVKDVAFSSVKNKDDVINNSVDLALLTKEFKDFLKYKNSSGNNSRNFSDSKRGQIFDNRFDKNSKFAQKKSFPDKPKCYECGGIGHIPANCGNRICNSRGDKALKFTWSDSDEGSQSDSEEVNLALTSSLNIDLSDDSDLDDDALDEETNEKCKQLYNASKFFKKITNLKKK, encoded by the coding sequence ATGGAACATCAACGTGACAGAGCCTCTAGCTCCATTAATTGTCCACCTTTGTTTGATGGAGACGATTACTCAcaatggaagattatgatgaGGGCGTTTCTCTACTCTCAAGATGAAAATATGTGGAATATAGTGGAGATTGGTTGGGAACATCCAACCAAGGTAGAAGACTCCAAGAAAGAAGAAGTGAGTTCTGCAAGAATTCCTAAGCCTAGAAAGGAATGGACAAAGGAGGAGGTTTGTGACAGAAATTGTGATTTCAAGGCACGAAATTCATTATTCACAGCTCTGTCCAAGAAGGAGAGAATGAGAATCAGCCACTGTGACACTGCCAAACAAGCATGGGATCTTCTCCAAGTCACCTATGAAGGTAATAAAAAGGTTAGAGGGCAGAAACTTCAACAACTAGTTTTGGAATTTGAGAATATGTCAATGGCTGAAGATGAATCAATCGACGACTTTCATGCTCGGCTTCTCAATGTAACTAGTCAATGTCGAAGCTTGGATGATCCAGTTGAGGAGCACCGAATTGTCAAGAAGTTTCTTAGATCTCTTCCTCCAAAATTCCAGGCCAAACAGATTGCCATTGAGGAGGCTCAGGATCTAGATATCTACTCTCTTGATGAACTTGTGGGAAATCTCAAAACTTTTGAGATGAGATTCAAACCGGATAAAAAGGTAAAAgatgttgctttctcttccgtTAAAAATAAAGATGATGTTATCAATAATTCTGTGGATTTAGCTTTATTAACAAAAGAgttcaaagattttctgaaatATAAAAACTCTTCTGGAAATAATTCAAGAAACTTTTCTGACTCAAAAAGAggtcaaatatttgataatcgttttgacaaaaattcaaaatttgctCAAAAGAAAAGTTTTCCTGACAAACCTAAATGTTATGAAtgtggtggaattggacatATTCCTGCTAACTGTGGTAACAGGATATGTAATTCACGTGGTGACAAAGCTTTAAAATTCACAtggagtgatagtgatgaaggATCTCAATCGGATTctgaagaggtaaatcttgctcttacttcttCCCTTAATATTGATTTATCTGATGATTCTGATTTAGATGATGATGCTCTTGATGAAGAAACTAATGAAAAGTGTAAGCAATTGTATAATGCTTCAAAGTTcttcaaaaaaattacaaacttgaagaagaagtaa
- the LOC133742795 gene encoding TMV resistance protein N-like gives MIEEHDLSSSKQDFVLAPSPQSSFASPDQCSLEKHSRSVPRERSLTYLWPRGRSLTVTRTLLLLASFASTRFAAIFICSRLLLQNCTSLVEIHPSLGFLNKLVNLNMKYCKSIESLPPFVALECLQILRLSLCSGLKKFPEIEGDMKSLLELHLDGTSIKELPPSIERLTGLTMLNLTDCKNLLHLPNTIGCLTSLKSLFLVDCSKIDEIPENLNGMKCLEILAIGGTSVRELSFIVGMKNLQYLFCGGCKCLVSESYKALASLSNLRELDLSYCNLMDGAILNDFSSLISLRRLFLSGNRFVLLPESIYQLSKLEILDLSNCRQLQLLPKKLPYSLQEVYAHDCTSLKDYPNQIKVLESRESGVTIVNSLNSSALGVSPSPLSIGVARTETELMNLSVTHEHTEGKQVDKVPVTNPTFLDQVGSLSHNKNGAYIYNSILFLILLVNYC, from the exons ATGATTGAAGAACATGACCTGTCTTCGTCCAAGCAGGATTTCGTGTTGGCCCCCAGTCCACAGTCTT CGTTTGCTTCACCTGATCAGTGCTCGCTAGAAAAGCATTCGCGAAGTGTTCCTCGCGAGCGTTCATTGACGTACTTATGGCCTCGTGGACGTTCGCTGACTGTCACACGAACATTACTACTGTTGGCCTCCTTCGCGAGCACTCGCTTCGCGGCCATTTTTATCTGTTCGCGCTTACTACTTCAAAATTGCACAAGCTTGGTGGAGATTCACCCGTCTCTTGGATTTCTGAACAAACTTGTTAATTTGAATATGAAATATTGCAAGTCCATTGAGAGCCTTCCACCTTTCGTTGCCTTGGAATGCCTTCAAATATTGAGGCTTTCACTCTGCTCAGGATTGAAGAAGTTTCCAGAAATTGAAGGAGATATGAAAAGCTTGCTGGAGCTTCATTTGGATGGGACCAGCATTAAGGAATTGCCTCCATCAATTGAACGCTTGACTGGTCTTACCATGTTGAATCTAACAGACTGTAAAAACCTTTTGCATCTTCCCAATACCATTGGGTGCTTGACATCTTTGAAAAGTCTCTTTCTAGTTGATTGCTCCAAAATTGATGAGATTCCTGAGAATCTGAATGGTATGAAATGTCTGGAGATTCTTGCAATTGGTGGAACTTCCGTAAGGGAGTTATCTTTCATTGTAGGCATGAAGAATCTACAGTATCTATTCTGCGGAGGATGTAAATGTCTAGTTTCAGAATCATACAAAGCTCTGGCTTCGTTATCGAATTTGAGAGAGCTAGACTTGAGTTATTGCAATCTGATGGATGGAGCAATTCTCAATGATTTTAGCAGCCTAATCTCCTTAAGACGGTTATTTTTAAGTGGTAATCGCTTTGTACTGTTACCTGAAAGTATCTATCAACTCTCAAAGCTCGAGATTCTGGACTTGAGTAACTGCAGACAGCTTCAATTACTGCCCAAGAAGCTTCCGTATAGTCTTCAAGAAGTGTATGCACATGATTGTACTTCACTGAAGGATtacccaaatcaaatcaaagtATTGGAATCACGGGAGTCGGGAGTGACTATTGTCAATTCCCTCAATTCTTCAGCACTTGGAGTCTCACCAAGTCCCCTATCGATTGGTGTTGCAAGAACTGAGACGGAATTAATGAACCTGTCTGTGACACATGAGCATACAGAGGGGAAACAAGTTGATAAAGTGCCAGTGACAAATCCAACGTTTCTAGACCAAGTAGGATCTCTCTCTCACAACAAAAACGGAGCATATATCTATAACTCTATCCTTTTTCTCATACTACTAGTTAACTATTGTTAG
- the LOC133742797 gene encoding disease resistance protein RPV1-like: MGEGVKMDVHVLMGKSLITLFGTKLWMHDLIQQMGPEVVRQKYPEKPEKHSRLWIPNEIIRVLDRSKATSVVQSIFLQCPTKDDVVHSIDIAFSKMDRLRLLKIWNVKFSGNITYLSNELQYLEWHYCPLNSFPSDFQPDKLVEVRMLFSRIKQLWKGKKVRSQLIECMFIKLIV, encoded by the exons ATGG GTGAGGGTGTGAAAATGGATGTACATGTTCTTATGGGCAAATCTTTGATAACTCTATTTGGAACAAAATTGTGGATGCATGATTTGATACAACAAATGGGTCCGGAAGTTGTTCGTCAAAAATACCCTGAAAAGCCTGAAAAACATAGCAGGTTGTGGATTCCCAATGAAATCATCCGTGTACTTGATCGGAGTAAG GCGACGAGTGTAGTTCAAAGCATATTCCTCCAATGTCCAACAAAAGACGATGTTGTTCACTCAATTGATATTGCCTTCTCGAAGATGGACAGATTGAGATTGCTCAAGATTTGGAATGTGAAGTTTTCCGGAAACATCACATATCTTTCTAATGAATTGCAATATCTGGAATGGCATTATTGTCCTTTGAATTCTTTCCCGTCAGACTTTCAACCGGATAAACTTGTTGAAGTTCGCATGTTATTTAGCCGCATCAAACAACTATGGAAGGGAAAAAAGGTAAGATCACAATTAATTGAATGCATGTTCATAAAGCTGATAGTTTAG